The Lucilia cuprina isolate Lc7/37 chromosome 5, ASM2204524v1, whole genome shotgun sequence genome includes a window with the following:
- the LOC111686215 gene encoding uncharacterized protein LOC111686215, with amino-acid sequence MEEDSKEILKITQEIVKIKPKTKYLSPTELTTLRNQEISTSTAGLKRTKVENTQEEQNELEKLYDNLQMQLSRPRIERLTGRAVGVWDSVKQLVRVERKDGKFGNFGFSIDGELYLDYYEAMFLLEVNRLQLEYNSRIMSIEQAYLLLMGEQHSPKYHEYLVYSNLTRIGYILVKHQNKLFQTQQINNEADCVWAVLEAELQNDTVADYIKKTPYYAKVKQRFESVKNKIKNQTEEVLEKEENDKLANTSTNMNFGLKMKPNLKRKAQAEECQNEWLTAKRHCNYALKVFQRSLVDFLKEEDEYKQFKEIFEKFDLVPLKMSEKKEFEEEDKEDEDVTATELECEELRVKYPINFDVYLHNEGFRKSSPHLPNFRVIILQTEQKFPSHNEIFLTHRQQLNPVPLLIVSVNDSKQMQAFLYYFS; translated from the exons ATGGAAGAggattctaaagaaattttaaaaataacacaagaaattgtaaaaattaaaccaaaaactaaatatttaag TCCAACTGAGCTAACAACTTTAAGAAATCAGGAAATTTCCACCAGCACAGCAGGTTTAAAAAGAACGAAAGTTGAGAATACTCAAGAGGAACAAAATGAATTGGAGAAGTTGTATG ataATTTGCAAATGCAATTATCAAGACCTCGCATAGAACGTTTGACCGGCCGTGCTGTAGGTGTTTGGGATTCTGTAAAACAGTTGGTGCGAGTTGAACGTAAAGATGGCAAATTTGGTAATTTTGGTTTTAGTATAGACGGTGAGCTGTATTTGGATTATTATGAGGCGATGTTTTTATTGGAAGTA AATCGCCTACAACTAGAATACAACTCTAGAATAATGTCCATAGAACAAGCCTACTTACTGCTAATGGGCGAACAGCACTCCCCTAAATATCACGAATATCTAGTGTATTCTAATCTAACCAGAATTGGTTACATTTTAGTAAAACATCAAAACAAACTCTTTCAAACGCAACAAATTAACAATGAAGCCGATTGTGTTTGGGCCGTTTTAGAGGCAGAACTGCAGAATGATACGGTAGCAgattatataaagaaaacaccATATTATGCCAAAGTTAAGCAGAGATTTGAgtcagtaaaaaataaaattaaaaatcaaactgAAGAGGttttagaaaaagaagaaaatgatAAGTTAGCAAATACATCTACAAATAtgaattttggtttaaaaatgaaaccaaatttaaaaagaaaagctCAAGCGGAAGAATGTCAAAACGAATGGTTAACAGCAAAGAGACATTGTAATTATGCACTTAAAGTGTTTCAGCGCAGTTTGGTGGATTTCTTAAAAGAGGAAGATGAGTATAAGCAGTTTAAGGAAATCTTTGAAAAATTCGATTTGGTGCCTTTGAAAATGAGTGAGAAAAAGGAATTTGAAGAGGAAGATAAAGAAGATGAAGATGTTACAGCAACCGAACTAGAATGTGAAGAGTTGAGGGTAAAATATCCCATCAATTTCGATGTTTATTTACACAATGAAGGTTTTCGTAAAAGCTCTCCTCATTTACCCAATTTTCGTGTGATTATATTGCAAACTGAACAGAAGTTTCCCTCAcataatgaaatatttcttaCCCACCGACAACAATTAAATCCAGTGCCTTTATTAATCGTATCCGTTAATGATTCCAAACAAATGCAggcatttttatattatttcagttaa